A stretch of Campylobacter gracilis DNA encodes these proteins:
- the aspS gene encoding aspartate--tRNA ligase yields the protein MRSHYCTDLSKNDIGKSVTVCGWVNSYRDHGGVIFIDLRDRSGLLQLVCDPKDSHSAYEVANTVRNEFVLKAVGKIRARGEGLENPNLKTGDIEVVVESLEIENPSKPLPFVIGDKSVNEETKLKYRFLDLRAEGSFDKFKMRSKAAIAARNALDRLGFVEVETPILTRATPEGARDYLVPSRVYPGSFYALPQSPQLFKQLLMCSGFDKYFQIARCFRDEDLRADRQPEFTQIDIEMSFNTQYDVMRVAEEVLKDIFKSCGREIVTPFRHMEYKDAMELYGSDKPDLRYDMPFIDVADIFEKSSNEIFSNLAKDRKANRVKALKVEGGDLKFSKRQMQGFEEYVKKFGAQGLAFIQVKEDGLKGPLVKFFEKSELDELIKRCGLKVGDVVFFGAGKKKIVLDYMGRFRIFLANELGLIDPNRLEFLWVVNFPMFEQNDDGSYSAMHHPFTMPNNPDEPDLEDITSIAYDVVLNGIELGGGSIRIHKADIQEKVFRLLKIEPAEQREKFGFLLDALSFGAPPHGGIAIGFDRLMMLVTGSSSIREVIAFPKTQRAQCPLTKAPSVVTDEQLRELGLRLHKKEQK from the coding sequence TTGCGAAGTCATTACTGTACGGATTTGAGTAAAAACGATATCGGCAAAAGTGTAACCGTGTGCGGCTGGGTAAATTCTTACCGCGACCACGGCGGCGTGATTTTTATAGATTTGCGCGACCGAAGCGGGCTTCTACAGCTAGTTTGTGATCCCAAAGATAGCCATTCGGCATACGAGGTAGCAAATACCGTGCGAAACGAATTCGTTCTAAAAGCCGTCGGCAAGATCCGAGCTCGCGGCGAGGGGCTGGAAAATCCAAATTTAAAAACCGGCGACATCGAAGTCGTAGTAGAAAGCTTAGAGATCGAAAATCCAAGCAAGCCGCTTCCTTTCGTAATCGGCGATAAAAGCGTCAATGAAGAAACGAAGCTGAAATACCGCTTTTTGGATCTGCGCGCTGAGGGAAGCTTCGATAAATTTAAGATGCGCTCCAAGGCCGCGATCGCCGCGCGAAATGCTCTTGATAGGCTGGGCTTTGTGGAGGTCGAAACGCCGATCTTAACGCGCGCGACGCCTGAGGGCGCTAGGGATTATCTGGTGCCTAGCCGCGTCTATCCGGGCAGCTTCTACGCGCTTCCGCAAAGTCCGCAGCTTTTCAAACAGCTTTTGATGTGCTCGGGCTTTGATAAATACTTCCAGATCGCGCGCTGCTTCCGCGACGAAGACCTCCGCGCCGACCGCCAGCCGGAATTTACGCAGATCGATATCGAGATGAGCTTCAATACCCAGTACGACGTAATGCGCGTAGCCGAGGAGGTTTTAAAGGATATTTTTAAATCCTGCGGCCGCGAGATCGTCACCCCTTTTAGACATATGGAGTACAAAGACGCGATGGAGCTTTACGGCAGCGACAAACCCGATCTGCGCTATGATATGCCTTTCATCGACGTAGCCGATATTTTTGAAAAATCTAGCAACGAAATTTTTTCAAATTTAGCCAAAGACCGCAAGGCTAACCGCGTTAAAGCGCTAAAAGTCGAGGGCGGCGATCTGAAATTTAGCAAGCGCCAGATGCAAGGTTTTGAGGAATACGTGAAAAAATTCGGCGCGCAAGGCCTTGCGTTTATCCAAGTAAAAGAGGACGGTCTAAAGGGGCCGCTAGTAAAATTCTTTGAAAAAAGCGAGCTGGACGAACTCATCAAGCGCTGCGGGCTTAAAGTCGGCGACGTCGTATTTTTCGGCGCAGGCAAAAAGAAAATCGTGCTTGATTATATGGGTAGATTTAGAATTTTCCTCGCAAACGAGCTCGGTCTGATCGATCCGAACAGGCTTGAGTTTTTGTGGGTCGTAAATTTCCCTATGTTTGAGCAAAACGACGACGGCAGCTACTCCGCGATGCACCATCCTTTCACGATGCCGAACAATCCCGACGAGCCTGATTTGGAGGATATTACCTCGATTGCCTACGACGTCGTGCTAAACGGCATCGAGCTTGGCGGCGGCAGTATCAGGATCCATAAGGCGGACATTCAAGAAAAGGTCTTTAGGCTGCTTAAGATCGAGCCTGCGGAGCAGAGGGAGAAATTCGGCTTCCTGCTCGATGCGCTAAGCTTCGGCGCGCCTCCGCACGGAGGTATCGCGATCGGCTTTGATAGGCTGATGATGCTGGTTACCGGCTCAAGCAGTATTCGCGAGGTTATCGCGTTTCCTAAAACGCAGCGCGCGCAGTGTCCGCTCACCAAAGCCCCTAGCGTCGTGACCGACGAGCAGCTTCGCGAGCTAGGTCTTAGGCTTCATAAGAAGGAGCAAAAATGA
- a CDS encoding septal ring lytic transglycosylase RlpA family protein, with protein sequence MSYQKIALFSALFALILAGCSFRTAPPSRSSVGGAGKIGKNSPATMRPYKINGKTYYPEQVSVGDTQIGIASWYGPNFHGKYTSNGEIYDMNGMTAAHKTYPMNTMVKVTNRDTGATATVRINDRGPFVDGRIIDLSKTAANLVGVFAKGTAPVKLEVVGFYGHTIAKGSPKATIVGGNFMVQIGAFRNRSGAQIYQRDYHGTAGYPAIIKEFSIDGAPIYRVFLSGFKSEDEARDFAHNGKFTGAFIVRE encoded by the coding sequence GTGTCGTACCAGAAAATCGCTCTTTTTAGTGCGCTTTTTGCGCTGATTCTTGCCGGTTGCTCGTTTCGCACCGCACCGCCTTCTAGATCGTCTGTGGGCGGTGCGGGCAAGATCGGCAAAAACTCTCCCGCTACTATGCGCCCTTATAAAATCAACGGCAAAACCTACTATCCCGAACAAGTAAGCGTCGGTGACACTCAAATCGGCATCGCCAGCTGGTATGGGCCGAATTTTCATGGTAAATACACCTCAAACGGCGAAATTTACGATATGAACGGCATGACCGCCGCGCACAAAACCTATCCAATGAATACTATGGTAAAGGTCACGAATCGCGACACCGGCGCTACCGCAACCGTGCGCATCAACGATCGTGGTCCATTCGTGGATGGTCGCATCATCGATCTTAGCAAAACAGCTGCTAATTTAGTAGGCGTATTTGCCAAAGGTACGGCGCCGGTAAAACTCGAAGTAGTGGGCTTTTATGGGCATACTATCGCCAAAGGCTCGCCGAAAGCAACCATTGTCGGCGGAAATTTTATGGTGCAAATCGGTGCGTTTAGAAACAGAAGCGGCGCACAAATTTATCAGCGCGATTACCACGGCACGGCGGGATATCCTGCGATCATCAAAGAATTTAGCATAGATGGCGCGCCAATTTATCGCGTCTTTTTAAGCGGATTTAAGAGTGAGGATGAGGCGAGAGATTTCGCGCATAATGGCAAGTTTACTGGAGCTTTCATCGTAAGGGAGTAG
- a CDS encoding TatD family hydrolase, translated as MIIDTHCHLDDASFDADLDAVIERATIAGVRSIIIPGADVADLDKACKISHARDNVYFAVGVHPYEIDSFDMEVLKRYADDPKCVGVGECGLDYFRLKQQESKETKALEISRQKDAFISQIDLAAQLQKPLIVHIREANEDSFGILKDRAGDLCGGVLHCFNASKLLLGLSEYGFYFGIGGVLTFKNAKNLAEILPQIPQERLLIETDAPYLTPHPHRGERNEPAFTRLVVEKVAEILSLSVEEVEAITTQNACRLFGDKIKGEI; from the coding sequence ATGATTATAGATACACATTGCCATTTAGACGATGCTAGTTTCGATGCCGATTTGGACGCGGTGATTGAGCGCGCCACGATTGCAGGCGTGCGCAGCATCATCATTCCCGGTGCCGATGTAGCAGACCTAGATAAGGCATGTAAAATTTCGCATGCACGGGATAATGTGTATTTTGCCGTAGGGGTGCATCCATACGAGATAGATTCTTTCGATATGGAGGTGCTGAAGCGGTATGCTGACGATCCCAAATGTGTGGGCGTTGGCGAATGCGGTCTTGATTACTTCAGACTTAAGCAGCAAGAGAGCAAGGAAACCAAAGCCTTAGAAATCTCCCGCCAAAAAGACGCCTTCATCTCACAAATCGATCTAGCAGCACAACTTCAAAAACCACTTATAGTCCATATCCGAGAAGCAAACGAAGATAGCTTTGGAATTCTAAAAGATCGCGCCGGCGATTTATGCGGCGGTGTTTTGCACTGCTTCAATGCCAGCAAGCTTTTGCTAGGTCTTAGCGAATACGGATTTTACTTCGGTATCGGCGGAGTTTTGACATTCAAAAATGCAAAAAACTTAGCTGAGATCTTACCGCAAATTCCGCAAGAGCGCCTCTTAATCGAGACGGATGCACCCTATCTAACCCCGCATCCGCATCGCGGCGAGCGCAACGAGCCTGCATTTACGAGACTCGTGGTAGAAAAAGTCGCGGAAATTTTAAGCCTAAGCGTAGAAGAGGTCGAAGCAATAACGACTCAAAACGCCTGTAGGCTTTTTGGCGATAAAATCAAAGGAGAGATATGA
- a CDS encoding NirD/YgiW/YdeI family stress tolerance protein: MVRKFLLSMALCAVAFGAGGFVPSGSAAQTQPLSVKEALKLRDDSFVVIDGKIKSQLKHEHYRFVDQNGDSIEVEIDDDVWRGVSVDENTLVRISGEIDKDFTKTTIDVKNIKILNSK; this comes from the coding sequence ATGGTTAGAAAATTTTTACTTAGTATGGCTTTATGTGCGGTCGCATTCGGCGCGGGCGGGTTTGTGCCAAGCGGCTCCGCGGCGCAAACTCAACCGTTAAGCGTCAAAGAGGCGCTTAAATTAAGAGATGATTCTTTTGTCGTAATCGACGGCAAGATAAAATCCCAGCTCAAACACGAGCATTATAGATTTGTGGATCAAAACGGCGATAGCATCGAGGTTGAGATCGATGATGACGTTTGGCGCGGCGTGAGCGTGGATGAAAATACGCTCGTGCGAATTAGCGGCGAGATCGACAAAGATTTTACCAAAACGACGATAGACGTAAAAAATATCAAAATTTTAAATTCTAAATAA
- a CDS encoding NAD(+) kinase, with amino-acid sequence MESKNKIHENLKFAGLIAKKSEEIRPVAEEIREILKAQGIEPLMQQDSAEFLGFKPHTLAEILKKTNFLISLGGDGTLIGLARLLSDKNAFILGINAGTLGFLTDVQPSEFAKFLKEFLRGEYEIERPFLLEVILENGSGKIVRKTAFNDVVITRSHISSMAKIDAFLNRKYFNTYYGDGVIVSSAVGSTAYNMSANGSIVYPLCDVFCVTPICSHSLTQRPLILPKEYLASFKNVGSSEVSVVVDGQDVFDMAEFSSVSVKISHAKTNLIKRRSYDYFDVLKAKLRWGHGGC; translated from the coding sequence ATGGAAAGCAAAAACAAAATCCACGAAAATTTAAAATTTGCAGGGCTGATAGCCAAAAAATCGGAGGAGATCCGCCCCGTCGCGGAGGAGATTCGCGAAATTTTAAAAGCGCAAGGTATCGAGCCTTTGATGCAGCAAGATAGCGCCGAATTTTTAGGCTTCAAGCCGCATACGCTTGCAGAAATTTTAAAAAAGACCAATTTTTTAATCAGCCTCGGCGGCGACGGCACGCTTATCGGGCTTGCGAGGCTGCTAAGCGATAAAAACGCCTTTATCCTCGGTATCAACGCAGGCACTTTGGGCTTTTTAACAGACGTGCAGCCTAGCGAATTCGCAAAATTTTTAAAGGAATTTTTGCGCGGAGAATACGAGATCGAGCGCCCGTTTTTACTCGAAGTGATACTGGAAAACGGCAGCGGCAAGATCGTCCGCAAGACCGCATTTAACGACGTCGTAATCACCCGCAGCCATATCTCTTCGATGGCGAAGATCGATGCGTTTTTAAATAGAAAATATTTCAACACCTACTACGGCGACGGCGTGATCGTAAGCTCCGCTGTAGGCTCGACCGCATATAATATGAGCGCGAACGGATCTATCGTCTATCCGCTGTGCGACGTGTTTTGCGTCACGCCGATCTGCTCGCACAGCCTGACGCAGCGGCCTTTGATCCTTCCCAAAGAGTATCTCGCAAGTTTCAAAAACGTCGGAAGCTCCGAAGTTAGCGTCGTCGTCGACGGGCAAGACGTTTTTGATATGGCGGAGTTTAGCAGCGTGAGCGTTAAAATTTCACACGCCAAGACAAATTTAATAAAACGCAGAAGCTACGATTATTTCGACGTTTTAAAAGCCAAACTCAGATGGGGGCACGGCGGATGCTAG
- a CDS encoding adenylate kinase, giving the protein MKSLFLIIGAPGSGKTTDASMIAQMNQSIEHYSTGDLLRAEVASGSALGKQIDGFISKGNLVPLDIVVNAIVSAIKSSPKDFIIIDGYPRSVEQMNKLDEVLRGDDDVNLSAVIEVCVSEEVAKERVLGRARGADDNEEVFKNRMAVFSEPIEDIRKFYGDAGVFYSVNGERTVEEIVADINAIIAAQIEKLG; this is encoded by the coding sequence ATGAAAAGCCTTTTTCTAATCATCGGCGCTCCGGGAAGCGGCAAAACGACCGATGCGAGTATGATCGCTCAGATGAATCAAAGCATCGAGCACTACTCCACGGGCGATCTGCTGCGCGCCGAGGTAGCAAGCGGCAGCGCTTTGGGCAAACAGATAGACGGCTTCATCTCTAAAGGCAATCTCGTGCCGCTTGATATCGTCGTAAATGCTATCGTTAGCGCGATTAAAAGCTCGCCTAAAGACTTCATCATCATCGACGGCTATCCAAGAAGCGTCGAGCAGATGAATAAGCTAGACGAGGTGCTGCGAGGCGACGATGATGTAAATCTTAGCGCAGTAATCGAGGTGTGCGTTAGCGAGGAGGTCGCCAAGGAGCGTGTTTTAGGACGTGCTCGCGGAGCGGACGATAACGAGGAAGTCTTTAAAAACCGCATGGCGGTATTTTCAGAGCCGATCGAGGATATCCGTAAATTTTACGGCGACGCGGGCGTATTTTACAGCGTAAACGGCGAGCGCACGGTCGAGGAGATCGTAGCGGACATAAACGCTATAATCGCCGCGCAGATCGAAAAACTGGGCTAG
- a CDS encoding lytic transglycosylase domain-containing protein codes for MKAIKFILLALLLVGEAFASQPGLMRANHDYILNQFGIENNESSKNVVAGIFRAINASDRKQFKHIVTSQSHNAYLVKSEVDNIEAPEFLLYLAMVESHLKNTVTSGASAGGMWQLMPATAKNFGLRVDSAVDERRDPAASTDAAFSYILHLKQNFGKWYLALMAYNCGDQKLKNAIAATGSDDLDRLLKSPALPNETKNFIKRIIKYAYIAQNENMRKILLFESEPWGLKRIAVAPGTKLSAVAKQIGISPSQMQDYNAHIKNGISPLNGKYFFYIPQSKYAEFVVNQGAFQAYEPRLKQRKPGRMLAGLANELSLKDKNEIALNNIKFNK; via the coding sequence ATGAAAGCCATAAAATTTATACTGCTAGCCCTGCTTTTAGTGGGCGAAGCGTTTGCGAGCCAGCCCGGTCTGATGCGCGCAAATCACGACTATATTTTAAATCAATTCGGCATCGAAAATAACGAATCGAGCAAAAACGTAGTCGCGGGCATATTCCGTGCGATCAATGCAAGCGATCGCAAGCAGTTTAAGCATATCGTGACTTCGCAGTCGCACAATGCCTACTTAGTCAAATCCGAGGTCGATAACATCGAAGCTCCGGAATTCTTATTGTATTTGGCAATGGTAGAATCTCATCTTAAAAATACGGTCACATCAGGCGCTAGCGCAGGTGGTATGTGGCAGCTGATGCCGGCGACCGCGAAAAATTTCGGTCTTAGAGTAGATAGTGCAGTAGATGAGCGTCGCGATCCCGCAGCCTCTACGGATGCTGCGTTTTCGTATATTTTGCATCTGAAGCAAAATTTTGGCAAGTGGTATTTAGCGCTAATGGCGTATAATTGCGGCGATCAAAAACTTAAAAATGCGATTGCAGCTACTGGCAGCGATGATCTGGATCGCTTGCTAAAAAGTCCCGCACTTCCTAATGAGACTAAGAATTTTATCAAGCGCATTATCAAATACGCTTACATCGCTCAAAATGAAAATATGCGTAAAATTCTGCTTTTTGAAAGCGAGCCGTGGGGGCTAAAGCGTATCGCAGTAGCTCCGGGCACAAAGCTAAGCGCGGTTGCAAAACAGATCGGAATTTCGCCGTCGCAGATGCAGGATTACAACGCGCATATTAAAAACGGAATTTCGCCGCTTAACGGCAAGTACTTCTTTTATATCCCGCAAAGCAAATATGCAGAATTTGTCGTAAATCAAGGCGCGTTTCAAGCGTATGAACCACGTCTGAAACAGCGCAAGCCAGGACGTATGTTAGCAGGTTTGGCGAACGAGCTTAGCCTCAAAGACAAAAACGAAATAGCGCTAAATAATATAAAATTCAACAAATAA
- the ppa gene encoding inorganic diphosphatase, translated as MDLSKIKVGSNPDKINAVIEIPYGSNIKYEIDKASGALCVDRVLYGAMFYPANYGFVPNTLADDGDPADVLVLNEYPLAAGSVIPCRLIGVLMMEDESGMDEKLLAVPVSKIDPRYEGIKGVSDLPKATLDKIKNFFETYKLLEPNKWVKVKDFASAAEAEKILDKAIKAYK; from the coding sequence ATGGATCTTTCAAAGATAAAAGTGGGCTCAAACCCCGATAAAATCAACGCGGTAATCGAGATCCCTTACGGCTCGAATATCAAATACGAGATCGACAAAGCAAGCGGTGCGCTCTGCGTCGATCGCGTGCTATACGGCGCGATGTTTTACCCCGCAAACTACGGCTTCGTGCCGAATACCTTAGCCGACGACGGCGATCCTGCGGATGTTTTGGTTCTAAACGAATATCCGCTTGCCGCAGGCAGCGTGATCCCGTGCCGCCTAATCGGCGTTTTGATGATGGAGGACGAAAGCGGCATGGACGAGAAGCTGCTTGCCGTGCCGGTTAGCAAGATCGATCCGCGATATGAGGGCATTAAAGGGGTCTCCGATCTGCCTAAAGCGACGCTGGATAAGATCAAAAATTTCTTCGAAACCTACAAGCTTTTAGAGCCGAATAAATGGGTCAAAGTGAAGGATTTTGCAAGCGCCGCGGAAGCGGAGAAAATCCTAGACAAAGCGATCAAGGCTTATAAATAA
- a CDS encoding YihY family inner membrane protein — translation MKKLIPALKQAQNRLKNFFRLYDTELMHHASSLSFHTILALLPVLMVSLSVFMQLPSFKGYYDKIMGFIFSNFLPANQASMAHYIEEFMANGLSLGVTGFCAVLVTSVLFFGDFEAIIARISHSPERSFFKSLSTYWTLMTLAPVGLGASFYISGELQELLNKTEFTSWINLLKILPYLIVWGIFAITYATAINREIRAKAVLASSLVASILWWLSRLVFAQYVFYNKTYLSIYGSFSVALFFFLWIYISWIFYLYGVKFCVFLDAKFKRGGERQSA, via the coding sequence ATGAAAAAACTAATACCGGCGCTTAAGCAAGCGCAAAACCGACTCAAAAATTTCTTCCGCCTCTACGATACCGAGCTCATGCACCATGCATCAAGCCTTAGCTTTCACACGATTCTGGCGCTATTGCCGGTGCTGATGGTCTCGCTTAGCGTTTTTATGCAGCTGCCAAGCTTCAAAGGCTACTACGACAAGATTATGGGCTTTATCTTTTCAAACTTCCTGCCTGCAAATCAAGCGAGCATGGCACACTATATCGAGGAATTTATGGCAAACGGACTAAGCCTTGGCGTAACGGGCTTTTGCGCAGTGTTAGTTACGTCGGTGCTGTTTTTCGGAGACTTTGAAGCGATTATCGCGCGCATTTCGCATTCGCCCGAGCGAAGCTTTTTTAAGAGCCTAAGCACCTACTGGACGCTGATGACACTCGCTCCTGTAGGACTTGGAGCATCGTTTTATATCAGCGGCGAGCTTCAGGAGCTACTAAATAAAACCGAGTTTACAAGCTGGATAAATTTGCTTAAAATTCTACCCTACTTAATCGTTTGGGGGATCTTTGCGATTACTTATGCTACGGCGATCAACCGCGAGATCCGCGCAAAAGCGGTGCTTGCCTCATCGCTCGTAGCATCGATTTTATGGTGGCTTTCAAGACTGGTTTTTGCGCAATACGTCTTTTATAACAAAACCTATCTTAGCATCTACGGCTCGTTTTCGGTCGCGCTATTTTTCTTTCTGTGGATCTACATAAGCTGGATTTTCTACCTATACGGCGTGAAATTCTGCGTATTTTTGGACGCTAAATTTAAAAGAGGTGGCGAGCGACAAAGCGCTTGA
- a CDS encoding AAA family ATPase, translating to MLERIYIKNNLGFCESELSFGPGLSVFTGISGAGKSVLIGAILAVFGLKECEAELIEADVEHKFDMENFGLINDTPNTFRVLKERSLRYFINSQSVSKKNLSTIAGEYVKFLGAKNAGEMSSDSLLKLLDFIAAKKDAAHAQSLSELQSAFVEFSRTKKQLDEILDQERKIEELKEFARFEIEKIERVSPKIGEYEELLQIKKKLSKKDKIEELWARAQGVFELERSVIEALSLSGLDSAFFEDAMNELRLKRESLNLDELENIDIEKILDRIEALSALNRRYGSVEEALATLEARKKELEHYEQLSFEKTKLQAEFKRLSEGTAILAEKISEARKGAKKRLEDLINSYLKQLYMDGVELSFKPAVLSERGTDEICVSLCKTEFKNLSSGETNRLRLAFIAASLELTNNGEGILILDEIDSNLSGKEAMSIANVLVKISKFYQIFAISHQPQLSSKAASHFLVSKTNGKSSVRLLSENEKITELARMISGETITAEALEFAKKLRQS from the coding sequence ATGCTAGAAAGAATTTATATTAAAAATAATCTAGGTTTTTGCGAGAGCGAGCTTAGTTTTGGCCCGGGACTTAGCGTATTTACAGGCATCAGCGGCGCGGGTAAATCGGTATTAATAGGCGCTATTTTAGCGGTGTTCGGGCTTAAAGAATGCGAGGCAGAGCTCATAGAAGCGGACGTAGAGCATAAATTTGATATGGAAAATTTCGGCTTGATAAACGATACGCCAAATACCTTTCGCGTTCTAAAAGAGCGTAGCTTGCGATACTTTATAAATTCCCAATCGGTCTCAAAAAAAAATCTAAGCACGATCGCCGGCGAATACGTGAAATTTTTAGGCGCGAAAAACGCCGGCGAAATGAGTAGCGACAGCTTGCTAAAATTACTTGATTTTATCGCCGCGAAAAAAGATGCTGCGCACGCGCAAAGCCTATCGGAGCTTCAAAGCGCTTTTGTGGAATTTAGCCGTACAAAAAAGCAGCTGGATGAAATTTTGGATCAAGAGCGCAAGATTGAGGAGTTAAAGGAATTCGCTCGCTTCGAGATTGAAAAAATCGAGCGCGTATCGCCAAAGATCGGCGAATATGAGGAGCTTTTGCAGATCAAAAAAAAGCTTAGTAAAAAAGATAAGATCGAGGAGCTTTGGGCTAGGGCACAGGGCGTTTTTGAGCTAGAGCGCAGCGTCATCGAAGCGCTAAGTCTTAGCGGACTGGATAGTGCGTTTTTTGAGGATGCGATGAACGAGTTACGACTAAAGCGAGAAAGCTTGAATTTAGACGAGCTCGAAAACATCGACATAGAGAAAATTTTAGATCGCATCGAAGCTCTTAGCGCGCTAAATAGGCGCTACGGAAGCGTAGAAGAGGCTTTGGCTACGCTTGAAGCGCGCAAGAAAGAGCTTGAGCATTACGAGCAGTTAAGTTTTGAAAAAACCAAGCTACAAGCGGAATTTAAACGCCTTAGTGAAGGCACCGCTATCCTTGCCGAAAAAATTAGCGAGGCTCGCAAGGGCGCTAAAAAACGGCTCGAGGATCTGATAAATTCCTATCTAAAGCAGCTTTATATGGATGGCGTAGAGCTTAGTTTTAAGCCCGCGGTTCTTAGTGAGCGCGGCACAGACGAAATTTGCGTCAGCTTGTGCAAGACGGAATTTAAAAATTTAAGCTCAGGCGAAACGAACCGCCTACGCCTTGCTTTTATTGCCGCGAGCTTGGAGCTTACAAATAACGGCGAGGGAATTTTAATCTTAGACGAGATTGATTCAAATTTAAGTGGAAAAGAGGCGATGAGTATCGCAAACGTACTGGTAAAAATTTCAAAATTTTATCAAATTTTTGCGATTTCGCACCAACCGCAGCTTAGCTCCAAGGCTGCGTCACACTTTTTAGTAAGTAAAACGAACGGCAAATCTAGCGTGAGATTATTAAGCGAAAATGAGAAAATAACAGAGCTAGCTCGTATGATAAGTGGTGAGACTATTACTGCAGAAGCCCTGGAATTCGCTAAAAAGCTAAGGCAAAGCTGA